The Lacrimispora xylanolytica genome has a segment encoding these proteins:
- a CDS encoding reverse transcriptase family protein, whose amino-acid sequence MYGTELWKYSTPEHCRDMLLSFKLLSEDWPDEKAIGCLYAISNHTERHYHTVLIPKSDGTKRKLLVPDDLLKMIQRNITKHVLSEFEVSSCAAAYRKGTSVLTNASVHTGKKLVLKMDIEDFFGSITFPMVLNSAFSGRYFPPSVGTMLTALCCYRDYLPQGAPSSPAISNLVMRPFDDYMKVWCKKRNISYTRYCDDMTFSGDFQPGPVIRKVSGFLNDMGFSLNQGKTRIISWGRRQTVTGIVVNRKPKVSPEYRRKLRQEVFYCLKYGAKSHIAVTGREEPDEERERRYLRSLLGKIQYLLYINPDDIWFAKAKGKIQSILET is encoded by the coding sequence ATGTATGGGACAGAACTTTGGAAATATAGTACGCCGGAGCATTGCCGGGACATGCTATTGTCTTTTAAACTTCTTAGCGAGGATTGGCCGGATGAAAAGGCGATTGGCTGCCTCTATGCCATAAGCAATCATACGGAGCGTCATTATCATACCGTACTGATACCAAAAAGCGATGGAACAAAGCGCAAGCTTCTTGTACCAGATGATCTATTAAAAATGATTCAGAGAAACATAACAAAACATGTGCTATCCGAATTTGAAGTGTCTTCCTGTGCGGCTGCCTACCGAAAGGGCACTTCAGTTCTTACCAATGCATCAGTCCATACAGGAAAGAAATTGGTGCTAAAAATGGATATTGAAGACTTTTTTGGAAGCATTACCTTCCCCATGGTCTTAAACAGTGCATTTTCAGGCCGGTATTTTCCACCATCCGTGGGAACTATGCTTACGGCTCTGTGCTGTTATCGGGATTATCTGCCACAGGGGGCACCTTCTTCCCCTGCAATATCCAATCTTGTTATGAGACCGTTTGATGATTATATGAAGGTGTGGTGCAAAAAAAGGAATATTTCTTATACCAGATACTGTGATGATATGACATTCTCAGGAGATTTTCAGCCAGGTCCGGTGATACGGAAGGTATCTGGTTTTTTAAACGATATGGGCTTTTCCTTAAATCAGGGAAAGACAAGAATTATTTCCTGGGGAAGGAGACAGACGGTTACTGGTATTGTAGTCAATCGAAAACCTAAGGTCTCTCCGGAATACCGGAGAAAACTGCGCCAGGAAGTATTTTACTGCTTAAAATATGGAGCCAAATCCCATATTGCAGTGACAGGAAGAGAGGAACCGGATGAGGAAAGAGAGCGCCGGTATCTTCGTTCCCTTCTTGGAAAGATCCAGTATCTTCTCTATATCAATCCTGATGATATATGGTTTGCAAAAGCAAAGGGAAAAATACAAAGTATACTTGAAACATAA
- the aroF gene encoding 3-deoxy-7-phosphoheptulonate synthase, translating into MIIIMKPNASEEAVLKIKQIIEENGLQAHLSKGTQVTIVGVVGDKSKLQSANIELIEGVDKIVSVTETYKLVNKKFHPDDSVISVGTAKIGPGHFTMMAGPCAIENHDMLMETAFAVKKAGAQFLRGGAYKPRTSPYAFQGLEEEGLKFMKEAREATGLNIICEATSLRALETAVKYVDMVQIGARNMQNFELLKEAGKAGVPVLLKRGLCATIDEWLNAAEYIASEGNPNIVLCERGIRTYETATRNTLDISAVPVIRSKSHLPVIIDPSHATGVRAYIEPISKASLAVGADGLIVEVHPCPACALSDGPQSLTFEQFDHLMDELKPYAELSGRNMK; encoded by the coding sequence ATGATAATCATTATGAAGCCTAATGCTTCCGAGGAAGCTGTACTTAAAATCAAGCAAATCATTGAGGAAAATGGCCTTCAGGCACATTTGTCCAAAGGGACTCAGGTTACCATCGTAGGTGTTGTTGGTGACAAATCAAAGCTGCAAAGTGCAAATATTGAACTGATAGAAGGTGTTGATAAAATCGTATCAGTGACAGAAACTTACAAACTAGTAAACAAAAAGTTCCATCCCGACGATTCCGTGATTTCTGTTGGTACAGCAAAAATCGGACCGGGACATTTTACCATGATGGCAGGACCATGTGCCATTGAAAACCATGACATGCTCATGGAGACTGCTTTCGCTGTAAAAAAAGCTGGCGCCCAGTTTTTAAGAGGCGGTGCATACAAGCCAAGAACCTCACCTTACGCATTCCAGGGCCTGGAAGAAGAAGGCTTAAAGTTCATGAAGGAAGCAAGGGAAGCGACGGGACTTAATATTATTTGCGAAGCTACCAGTTTACGTGCACTGGAAACTGCAGTAAAATATGTTGATATGGTACAAATTGGAGCCCGGAACATGCAGAACTTTGAGCTTTTAAAAGAAGCAGGCAAGGCCGGTGTTCCTGTTCTTTTAAAAAGAGGATTATGTGCCACCATCGATGAATGGCTGAATGCAGCGGAGTACATTGCTTCTGAGGGAAATCCTAATATCGTTCTCTGCGAACGAGGCATCCGTACTTATGAGACTGCTACCAGAAACACGCTGGACATCAGTGCAGTACCAGTCATAAGGTCCAAGAGCCATTTACCAGTTATTATCGATCCAAGCCATGCCACAGGCGTACGTGCTTACATTGAGCCTATTTCAAAGGCATCACTGGCAGTTGGTGCTGACGGACTTATCGTAGAGGTTCATCCTTGCCCAGCCTGCGCATTGTCAGACGGTCCTCAGTCTCTGACCTTTGAACAGTTCGATCATCTTATGGATGAGCTTAAGCCTTATGCAGAACTTTCCGGGAGGAATATGAAATGA
- a CDS encoding prephenate dehydrogenase, producing MSEASIAFIGLGLIGGSIARGIKRMNPDTKIMAYMRSKSRLLKAREEGIVDVILDGIGEELNECDLIFLCAPVEFNADYLDKIKPFLKPGAIITDVGSTKTDIHEAVIRLGLEHCFIGGHPMAGSEKTGFENSSVHLLENAYYIITPTALSTEDQINRMVDIGNAIGSIPLVLDYKEHDFVVAAISHLPHIVASSLVNLVKDSDNSQELMKRLSAGGFKDITRIASSSPEMWEQICMTNSGNLSLILKRYIDSLNDIVKVLEDKDNQYIHRLFETSRDYRDSFSEKARGLIEPDYTFTVNMADEVGAISTLAVILAAKGISIRNIGINHNREHGEGTLRIAFYDKEAMDNAWKQLERYHYDLIPN from the coding sequence ATGAGTGAAGCTTCCATTGCCTTTATCGGGCTTGGTCTGATTGGTGGCTCCATTGCCAGGGGGATCAAGCGTATGAATCCTGATACTAAAATCATGGCATATATGCGATCCAAATCCAGGCTTTTAAAGGCCAGAGAAGAAGGAATCGTAGATGTCATCTTAGATGGAATCGGGGAAGAACTGAATGAATGTGATTTGATTTTTCTTTGTGCTCCTGTGGAATTCAATGCAGATTACTTAGATAAGATTAAGCCCTTTCTTAAGCCAGGGGCCATTATAACCGATGTTGGCAGCACCAAGACGGATATTCACGAAGCGGTTATTCGTCTTGGCCTGGAGCACTGCTTCATCGGAGGGCACCCAATGGCAGGCTCTGAAAAGACAGGATTTGAAAATTCCTCCGTCCATCTTCTTGAAAATGCTTATTATATCATTACTCCTACTGCCCTCTCCACAGAAGATCAGATCAATCGAATGGTGGATATCGGGAATGCCATCGGTTCCATTCCACTGGTACTGGATTATAAGGAGCACGACTTTGTGGTGGCGGCCATCAGCCATCTGCCTCATATTGTAGCTTCCAGTCTGGTCAATCTGGTGAAGGATTCCGATAACAGCCAGGAGCTGATGAAGCGCCTTTCTGCCGGCGGTTTCAAGGATATTACCCGAATCGCATCTTCTTCCCCAGAGATGTGGGAGCAGATCTGCATGACCAACAGTGGGAACCTTTCCCTCATCCTGAAACGCTACATTGATTCTCTAAATGATATCGTAAAGGTGCTGGAGGATAAGGATAATCAGTATATCCATCGGCTGTTTGAGACTTCCAGAGATTACAGGGATTCCTTTTCAGAAAAAGCCAGAGGTCTTATTGAACCTGATTATACCTTTACAGTCAACATGGCGGATGAGGTGGGAGCTATTTCCACACTTGCCGTTATTTTAGCAGCTAAGGGCATCAGCATAAGGAACATCGGCATTAACCATAACAGAGAGCACGGAGAAGGCACTCTAAGAATTGCATTTTACGATAAAGAAGCCATGGACAACGCTTGGAAGCAGTTGGAACGATATCATTATGACTTAATACCGAACTAA
- the aroA gene encoding 3-phosphoshikimate 1-carboxyvinyltransferase: protein MKFTKASPLKGEITIPGDKSISHRSVMFGSIAKGTTEITHFLSGADCLSTISCFQKMGVSIEISGDSVIVEGRGLRGLRKPSDTLDCGNSGTTTRLISGILAAQDFDVTLTGDESIRKRPMKRIMEPLSLMGAHITSINNNGCAPLSLSGTKLHGIHYTSQVASAQIKSSILLAGLYAEGETKVTEPYISRNHSEIMLKYFGADVRTEGTTACIAPPEELFGNKINVPGDISSAAFFIAAGLMVPGSEILIRNTGINPTRDGILSVCRDMGADITLLNENTDSGEPTADILVKYSSLHGTTIEGAIIPRLIDELPMIAAMACFAEGETIIKDAAELKVKESNRIEVMVRNLTAMGADVTETEDGMIIRGGKPLHGAVIDSQLDHRIAMTFAVTGLCAGGETEILGSECVNISYPGFYNDLEMLRR from the coding sequence ATGAAATTTACAAAAGCCTCCCCATTAAAGGGAGAAATAACCATTCCAGGAGATAAATCCATATCTCACCGCAGCGTTATGTTTGGCTCCATTGCAAAAGGAACCACAGAAATCACCCATTTTCTATCTGGCGCTGATTGTCTCTCCACCATCTCCTGCTTTCAAAAAATGGGTGTTTCCATAGAGATAAGCGGAGATTCCGTGATTGTAGAAGGAAGGGGCCTCAGAGGGTTAAGAAAGCCTTCCGACACTCTTGACTGCGGCAACAGCGGTACCACTACCCGTCTCATTTCCGGCATTCTGGCTGCCCAGGATTTTGATGTTACACTGACCGGAGACGAATCCATAAGGAAACGGCCTATGAAGCGGATTATGGAGCCCCTTTCTCTCATGGGAGCCCATATAACAAGTATTAATAATAATGGTTGTGCCCCTCTTTCCTTAAGCGGAACGAAGCTTCACGGCATTCACTATACCAGCCAGGTGGCTTCTGCCCAGATAAAATCATCTATTTTATTAGCCGGCTTATATGCAGAAGGAGAAACAAAGGTTACGGAGCCTTATATTTCCAGAAACCATTCCGAAATCATGTTAAAATACTTCGGTGCAGATGTGAGAACAGAAGGAACCACAGCCTGTATTGCTCCGCCTGAGGAATTATTCGGAAATAAAATCAATGTGCCGGGTGACATCTCTTCTGCTGCTTTCTTTATTGCAGCAGGACTTATGGTTCCAGGCTCTGAAATCCTCATCCGAAATACAGGCATCAATCCCACCAGAGACGGCATCCTTTCTGTATGCCGGGATATGGGCGCCGACATCACGCTGTTAAATGAAAACACGGATTCCGGCGAGCCAACTGCCGATATTCTTGTTAAATACTCTTCTCTTCATGGCACAACTATTGAAGGAGCTATCATACCAAGGCTTATCGATGAGCTGCCTATGATCGCTGCCATGGCTTGCTTTGCAGAGGGAGAAACCATTATAAAGGATGCCGCAGAATTAAAAGTAAAGGAATCCAACCGGATTGAAGTCATGGTCAGGAATCTTACTGCCATGGGAGCTGATGTTACCGAGACAGAGGATGGCATGATCATTCGTGGCGGCAAGCCCCTCCACGGGGCCGTCATCGACAGCCAGCTGGATCACAGGATTGCCATGACCTTTGCAGTTACCGGATTATGTGCAGGCGGTGAAACAGAGATTCTGGGGTCAGAATGCGTTAATATATCATATCCTGGCTTTTATAATGATCTGGAAATGCTGAGACGTTAA
- a CDS encoding cysteine hydrolase family protein: protein MKRLLVVVDMQKDFIDGSLGTREALSIVPRVKEKIEEYMATADDVVFTLDTHEENYLDTQEGKKLPVLHCIRGSEGWELHSSLKDYEGKRFEKRTFGSDELSAYIKGRNYESIELVGLCTDICVISNALLLKAFSPETPIRVDSSCCAGVTPQSHENALNAMKVCHIEVV from the coding sequence ATGAAACGATTGCTGGTTGTAGTGGATATGCAAAAGGATTTTATCGATGGTTCTCTAGGTACCCGGGAAGCTTTGTCCATTGTCCCCAGGGTAAAGGAAAAAATAGAAGAATATATGGCGACGGCTGACGATGTGGTTTTTACCCTGGATACTCATGAAGAAAACTACTTAGATACACAGGAAGGGAAAAAACTGCCGGTTCTACACTGCATCAGGGGAAGCGAAGGATGGGAACTTCATAGCTCTCTGAAGGATTATGAAGGAAAGCGATTTGAAAAAAGAACGTTCGGGAGTGACGAATTAAGCGCATATATCAAAGGCAGGAATTATGAATCCATAGAGCTTGTGGGGCTTTGTACCGATATTTGTGTCATTTCCAATGCGCTTCTCCTTAAGGCATTTTCACCGGAGACCCCTATTCGTGTGGATTCCTCCTGTTGCGCAGGAGTGACCCCGCAAAGCCATGAGAATGCGTTAAATGCTATGAAGGTATGTCACATAGAGGTAGTCTGA
- a CDS encoding ABC transporter substrate-binding protein, whose product MKKSVKLLVITAIAAAALSACSKAPAKDSASSNEGNYTIGIAQFAEHGSLDNCREGFIQGLKEEGIEDGKNLTIMYENAQADGGTGSQIINNFIAKKTDLICAIATPMAQAAYSGAKKTDIPVIYTAVTDPVAAALAKEDGSSVGEVTGTSDKLPVEKQLEMIRKILPDAKTIGILYSTSEVNSEAAIAEYKKAASNYGFEIVEGPVSATADIPLATDNLLGKVDCLNNLTDNTVVSSLPLILDKAGKKNIPVFGSEIEQVKIGCIAAMGLDYVDLGKQTGKMAAKVLKGEAKASELKYEVIKDAAFYGNTKVAENLGITLPSELTDSAAELFKEIK is encoded by the coding sequence ATGAAAAAATCTGTTAAACTGTTAGTAATCACAGCGATTGCTGCCGCTGCACTCTCTGCCTGTTCCAAGGCTCCTGCAAAAGACTCAGCCTCTTCTAACGAAGGAAACTATACCATTGGTATCGCTCAGTTTGCAGAGCACGGTTCTCTTGATAACTGCCGGGAAGGCTTTATCCAGGGCTTAAAGGAAGAAGGAATCGAGGACGGCAAAAACCTTACCATTATGTACGAAAATGCTCAGGCAGATGGAGGTACCGGAAGCCAGATCATCAATAACTTTATTGCAAAGAAAACAGATCTTATCTGTGCCATTGCAACTCCTATGGCACAGGCTGCTTACAGCGGTGCAAAAAAGACTGACATTCCAGTCATCTACACTGCTGTCACTGATCCAGTTGCCGCAGCACTGGCGAAGGAAGACGGAAGCTCTGTGGGAGAAGTAACAGGAACCAGCGATAAGCTTCCAGTGGAAAAACAGCTTGAGATGATCCGCAAAATTCTTCCTGACGCAAAGACCATTGGTATTCTTTACAGCACGAGCGAAGTAAACTCAGAGGCTGCCATTGCAGAATACAAGAAGGCTGCTTCCAATTACGGCTTTGAAATTGTGGAAGGACCAGTCTCTGCTACTGCTGACATTCCTCTTGCAACAGATAATCTTTTAGGAAAAGTTGACTGTTTAAATAATTTAACTGATAATACAGTAGTAAGCTCCCTTCCTCTTATTTTAGACAAAGCAGGTAAGAAAAACATTCCTGTTTTTGGAAGTGAAATTGAACAGGTTAAAATCGGCTGTATCGCTGCCATGGGCCTTGATTATGTGGATTTAGGAAAACAGACTGGTAAAATGGCTGCAAAAGTATTAAAAGGCGAAGCAAAAGCAAGCGAATTAAAGTATGAAGTGATCAAAGACGCAGCATTCTACGGAAATACAAAAGTAGCAGAAAATCTGGGAATCACCTTACCGTCTGAACTTACAGATTCCGCAGCTGAGCTTTTTAAAGAAATCAAATAA
- a CDS encoding ABC transporter permease, translated as MSIILGVLEEGLVYAIMALGVYITYKILDFPDLSVDGTFPLGGALTAVLVLAGVSPLTALLLAFVAGALAGCITGIIHVKLKVRDLLSGIIVMTALYSVNLRLAGKSNVPFFNNDTIFENSFINNVIPQGLSDVSVIVILAVIVLIVKVLLDLYLKTRSGYLLRAVGDNETLVTSLAKDKGTVKILGLAIANGLAALAGSVYCQQKGFFEISMGTGTIVIGLANVIIGTKLLKRFGAIKATTAVIIGSIVYKACVSIAIFFGMEASDLKIITSALFLGILVISNGREKKVKKHA; from the coding sequence ATGTCAATTATACTTGGCGTTTTAGAAGAAGGCCTGGTCTATGCCATTATGGCACTGGGCGTATACATTACCTATAAGATCCTGGATTTTCCGGATCTGTCCGTAGATGGCACCTTTCCCTTAGGAGGCGCACTCACTGCAGTTTTAGTTCTGGCTGGTGTCAGTCCTTTAACCGCTCTGCTCCTTGCGTTTGTTGCAGGTGCCCTGGCCGGGTGTATTACGGGTATCATCCATGTCAAATTAAAGGTAAGAGATCTTTTATCCGGTATTATTGTCATGACAGCACTTTACTCCGTTAATTTAAGGCTGGCAGGAAAGTCCAACGTCCCGTTTTTTAACAATGATACTATTTTTGAGAATTCTTTTATTAACAACGTGATTCCACAGGGACTTTCTGATGTAAGCGTCATTGTCATACTGGCTGTTATCGTACTGATCGTAAAGGTTCTCCTTGATCTGTATTTAAAGACCAGATCCGGCTATCTGTTAAGAGCTGTGGGTGATAACGAGACCCTTGTCACCTCTCTTGCCAAAGACAAGGGAACCGTTAAGATTCTTGGCCTTGCCATTGCTAACGGCCTTGCTGCTCTTGCTGGTTCTGTATATTGTCAGCAAAAGGGATTTTTTGAAATCAGTATGGGTACTGGTACCATCGTCATCGGCCTTGCCAATGTTATCATTGGTACAAAGCTTCTGAAACGGTTTGGAGCTATTAAAGCAACCACTGCTGTTATTATCGGCTCCATCGTATACAAGGCCTGTGTATCCATAGCAATCTTTTTTGGAATGGAAGCTTCCGACTTAAAGATCATTACTTCTGCTCTGTTTTTAGGAATCCTGGTAATAAGCAACGGAAGAGAAAAGAAGGTGAAAAAACATGCTTGA
- a CDS encoding ABC transporter ATP-binding protein has translation MLELRDINKYYNQGTVNEMCLFQNFNLTIQDQQFVSVVGSNGSGKTSLLNIICGSIPLDSGSIEINGSDITNMAEHKRLRRIGRVYQNPSMGTCPNMTILENMAIADTKGKPFNLLPGTSKNRIDFYRDQLRTLGLGLEDKLHVKVGVLSGGQRQAMALLMSTMTPIEFLILDEHTAALDPKTAEIIMELTDQIVKEKQLTTIMVTHNLRYAVEYGNRLLMMHQGNAVVDKANEEKSSLNIEFILDKFNEISIECGN, from the coding sequence ATGCTTGAGCTTCGTGACATTAACAAATACTACAATCAGGGAACCGTCAATGAGATGTGCCTGTTTCAGAATTTTAATCTGACGATTCAGGATCAGCAATTTGTGTCTGTGGTCGGGAGCAATGGTTCCGGAAAGACTTCTCTGTTAAATATTATTTGCGGAAGCATTCCATTAGACAGCGGTTCCATTGAAATCAATGGCTCAGACATTACCAATATGGCCGAGCACAAGCGTCTCCGCCGGATTGGAAGAGTCTACCAGAATCCTTCCATGGGAACCTGCCCCAATATGACTATCCTTGAAAATATGGCAATTGCCGATACCAAGGGAAAGCCCTTTAATCTTCTTCCGGGCACCAGTAAGAACCGAATTGATTTTTATAGAGATCAGCTCCGTACCCTGGGGCTTGGCCTTGAAGACAAGCTGCATGTTAAGGTAGGCGTATTATCCGGAGGACAAAGACAGGCCATGGCCCTTTTAATGTCCACTATGACCCCCATTGAATTCCTCATTTTAGATGAACATACCGCAGCTCTGGATCCTAAAACAGCTGAAATCATCATGGAACTGACGGACCAGATTGTTAAGGAAAAGCAGCTGACTACTATCATGGTTACTCACAACCTGCGTTATGCAGTGGAGTATGGAAACCGTCTCCTCATGATGCACCAGGGCAATGCCGTGGTGGATAAGGCCAATGAGGAGAAAAGCAGCTTAAATATCGAATTCATTTTAGATAAGTTCAATGAAATAAGCATTGAATGCGGAAATTAA
- a CDS encoding glycoside hydrolase family 127 protein, translated as MEGNKLTSVDLKHIEIQDSFWGKYINLVDEVILPFQWELINDRVEGAEKSYCIRNFRIAAGKETGEHKGMVFQDTDAAKWLEAVAYSLNKNRNSRLEEAADQTIDLIAEAQCEDGYLNTYYTITGNQRWSNLFEGHELYTAGHMIEAAVAYYQATGKRKFLDVVCKLADYICQVFGPEEGKIHGYPGHPEVELALVKLYRITGNNNYLCLADYFVRTRGERPCYFLNEDCIKNGNYIFPEFKDFDLDYNQSHMPLSEQMTAEGHGVRAVYLYSAMADLAYEYQDEDLLRQCETLWDNIVNKRMYITGSIGSASYGERFTGDYDLPNDTNYSESCATVGLAMFSNRMFHLTRDGKYMDIVEKALYNTLLSGIAMDGKHFFYVNPLEMVPETVKKNPTYRHVKTTRQLWFGVACCPPNIARTLASLGNYIYAVDEHTIYVNLFIQSSIDCQLSGRNVNVRQESNYPESGKVTLFVKPQEEGSEFTLAIRIPTYCKEAVLRINGKEESPQPEKGYVHIRRLWKKEEEVVIELKVPFRYVRSNPRVRHNIGRISLMKGPVVYCLEEADNGDYLSTAVIDTRIEPKEEFDHQLLKGTLCARIKGARIDYGKTGSSLYEAERPVYKEAEFKAVPYSSWNNRGEGEMIVWMREKD; from the coding sequence ATGGAGGGAAATAAACTGACAAGTGTGGATTTAAAACATATTGAAATACAAGATTCATTTTGGGGAAAATATATCAATCTTGTGGATGAGGTGATCTTACCATTTCAGTGGGAACTTATTAATGACAGAGTGGAAGGTGCAGAAAAAAGCTATTGTATCAGGAATTTCCGTATCGCAGCAGGGAAAGAAACCGGAGAGCATAAGGGCATGGTGTTTCAGGATACAGACGCTGCAAAGTGGCTGGAGGCAGTTGCTTATTCTTTAAATAAAAATAGAAATTCCAGGCTGGAGGAGGCAGCAGATCAAACCATTGATCTGATTGCAGAAGCTCAATGTGAAGATGGGTATTTAAACACGTATTATACCATTACCGGCAATCAAAGATGGTCAAATTTATTTGAAGGACATGAGCTTTATACCGCAGGCCATATGATTGAGGCAGCAGTGGCCTATTATCAGGCAACCGGGAAAAGAAAGTTTCTGGATGTTGTATGCAAGCTTGCTGATTATATCTGCCAGGTCTTTGGACCGGAGGAAGGGAAGATTCATGGTTATCCCGGTCACCCTGAAGTGGAGCTTGCCCTGGTAAAGCTATACCGGATTACAGGAAATAACAACTATCTTTGTCTGGCGGATTATTTTGTAAGAACAAGAGGGGAAAGACCCTGTTATTTTCTAAATGAGGATTGTATCAAAAATGGCAATTACATTTTCCCTGAATTTAAAGATTTCGACCTGGATTATAATCAGTCGCATATGCCGTTAAGTGAACAAATGACTGCGGAAGGCCATGGAGTCCGAGCTGTTTATTTATACAGCGCAATGGCTGATCTGGCCTATGAATACCAGGATGAAGATCTTCTTCGTCAGTGTGAAACGCTCTGGGATAATATTGTAAACAAGAGGATGTATATAACCGGCAGCATTGGGTCCGCGTCTTATGGAGAGCGCTTCACTGGTGATTACGACCTGCCCAATGATACGAATTACTCAGAATCCTGTGCAACGGTAGGTCTTGCCATGTTTTCCAACCGAATGTTTCATCTCACCAGAGATGGAAAGTACATGGATATCGTAGAAAAAGCCTTATATAACACCCTTCTTTCTGGAATTGCAATGGATGGAAAGCATTTCTTTTACGTAAATCCTTTGGAAATGGTGCCGGAGACAGTAAAGAAAAATCCCACCTATCGCCACGTAAAAACAACCAGACAGTTATGGTTTGGTGTGGCCTGCTGTCCTCCCAACATTGCAAGAACCCTTGCTTCCCTTGGAAATTACATATACGCGGTGGACGAACATACCATCTATGTCAATCTTTTCATACAGAGCAGCATTGACTGCCAGCTTTCAGGTAGAAACGTAAATGTAAGGCAGGAGTCCAACTATCCTGAAAGTGGAAAGGTAACTCTCTTTGTAAAGCCTCAGGAAGAGGGCAGCGAATTTACTCTTGCAATACGAATTCCAACCTACTGTAAGGAGGCCGTTCTGAGAATCAATGGAAAAGAAGAATCCCCGCAGCCAGAAAAAGGATATGTACATATAAGACGGCTGTGGAAAAAGGAAGAGGAGGTAGTGATTGAACTGAAGGTTCCCTTCCGTTACGTAAGATCCAATCCCAGGGTACGTCATAATATTGGAAGAATCAGCCTGATGAAAGGGCCGGTGGTCTATTGCCTGGAAGAGGCCGATAACGGGGATTATCTTTCAACCGCAGTCATTGATACCAGGATAGAGCCAAAGGAAGAGTTTGATCATCAGCTCTTAAAGGGGACTTTATGCGCCAGAATAAAAGGGGCACGTATTGACTATGGGAAAACAGGAAGCTCCCTTTATGAGGCGGAGAGGCCTGTCTATAAGGAAGCAGAATTTAAAGCAGTCCCTTACTCCTCCTGGAATAACCGGGGCGAAGGAGAGATGATTGTCTGGATGAGAGAAAAGGATTAA
- a CDS encoding LacI family DNA-binding transcriptional regulator yields MTLKEIASMAGVSVATVSYVLNNTAQVSDETRKKVEKIIKETGYRSNILAKSLRRNESFLVGVIVEDVTVWHTAYIIDGINEIAEARGYNTVLSNLRLLNKIESQFDHISNYQKDIDKALDVMVGMQVDGIIYVGMHDRKISHILRNVKKPVVYCYCYTDGEGSSVRYSNEKTVYQMTQMLIEHGHREFGVINGLKESEPAALRYRGLLKALNEAGITLKEENITCGNWNYREGKEAAKKLLDKDNHPTAIVAMNDDMAVGVCDAAKELGLKIPDDVSVTGFDNADIIQYVTPRITTVERPLQEMGYRSMELLLESISGASVGEVSITLPCALIEGESVKKLK; encoded by the coding sequence ATGACATTAAAAGAAATTGCATCCATGGCCGGTGTGTCAGTAGCAACTGTTTCGTATGTACTGAATAATACGGCACAGGTGAGCGATGAGACCAGAAAAAAGGTAGAGAAAATCATTAAGGAAACCGGATACCGTTCCAATATCCTGGCAAAGAGTTTAAGAAGGAATGAATCCTTTTTGGTAGGTGTCATTGTAGAGGATGTAACGGTATGGCATACCGCTTATATTATTGACGGAATCAACGAAATTGCAGAGGCAAGAGGATACAATACTGTACTGAGCAATTTAAGGCTGTTAAATAAAATTGAATCTCAATTCGATCACATTTCCAATTATCAAAAGGATATTGATAAAGCACTGGATGTCATGGTCGGAATGCAGGTTGATGGCATTATTTACGTAGGGATGCACGACCGGAAGATCAGCCATATTCTGCGAAATGTTAAAAAACCAGTGGTCTACTGCTACTGTTATACAGACGGAGAAGGGTCATCGGTTCGTTACAGCAATGAAAAGACCGTTTATCAAATGACGCAGATGCTGATCGAACATGGTCACAGAGAGTTTGGGGTGATTAACGGATTAAAGGAGTCAGAACCAGCTGCACTTAGATATCGTGGCCTTCTAAAAGCCCTTAACGAAGCTGGTATCACCTTGAAAGAGGAGAATATAACCTGTGGAAACTGGAACTACCGGGAAGGAAAAGAAGCAGCGAAGAAACTGCTGGATAAGGACAATCACCCCACCGCAATCGTAGCCATGAATGATGATATGGCAGTTGGTGTCTGTGATGCGGCAAAAGAGCTGGGGCTTAAGATTCCGGATGATGTATCTGTTACCGGTTTTGATAACGCAGATATCATTCAATACGTAACGCCACGAATCACAACGGTGGAAAGACCTTTGCAGGAGATGGGGTACCGCTCCATGGAGCTTTTGCTTGAGAGCATAAGCGGGGCCAGTGTGGGGGAAGTGAGCATAACGCTTCCTTGTGCTCTGATTGAAGGAGAGTCTGTAAAAAAACTGAAATAA